The Brachyhypopomus gauderio isolate BG-103 chromosome 17, BGAUD_0.2, whole genome shotgun sequence genome includes a window with the following:
- the ahctf1 gene encoding protein ELYS isoform X3, which translates to MRDLAAQVTSGLLRFPEVTVEALGEDEVTLDSVLHGRFTTGRGGLAWLSCGPQLEVVHAATAERFSAYRFSGASEHPPGVLAVRDFGWLKRSGLLVGLEEDEGSMLCLYDLGVSRVVKAVVIPGRITAIEPLVSYGGASAGTQHLHQSLRWFFGVAAVVTDIGHVLLVDLCLDDTSCTQTELEASDLEVVNKSPSEIPRLREGVTQQGRHLCLQLCAPSGTPATSLHYIPRTNHLAVGFSDGYLQLWNMKTLKKEYHSQLEGGRVPVYAFTFQEPENDPRNCCYLWAVQSAQDHEGDVVSLHLLQLAFGERKCLASGKILYEGLEYCEERYSQDLSASAFPLRAHATNTRLLSCRTIEKYRQHPDREDSVNEVASPDTSVAIFSWQVKSYGQGHPSTFIGVFDINRWYHAQMPDSLRAGESLRNCPYLAVWSLDSVVEMTAPCPLLDVVVHERSLSRGLAYTCPPPEQFFSPTTYNFDVSCLLNSGIVHLTCAGYQKETLSYLKKAVPSLSDGISGGYSRCLVSGLLCSRLADVQPSSLSQCRDLVPTQEEQLDAILSTAVETSSLGVITGCIKQWTADEQPSSTANLRYILEWAWHKVVRTKEELDRICTPLFDSSSNFTDPQTLQLLQRSQRLLGNISTIFHSLLAEARELTHRGLVGLMNKSLVSGLISQYARVVLWFCRTGLLPEASDDDDVLQISRPFYSFSVIKNYYIGQREELKRLAKDKWCADCLMIDGLVAQCGDRLADLWKRDEGGTGQYPPPSLHALLDLYLLENIDESAKHAIVIYLLLDVMYSFPNKSGASVESFPTAFAIPVGLVKLVQGLWLLDHHDHESSLELLLHPTTSHSLWPWQHGRVLQALMCQGKHSVALRYLHVMKPPVRSTSQARLCLSVLLHNRCLLEGLSLLRQRADRLNVEELMRFLYETCQDLDLMKELLRLPLAASEQECLERFLQGTGGFQNRELLMVHYLQQANYVPALQINQTLKMNQAADRDPKMKERSNTRNSILSQYGKVLPRAQRKLAIERAKPYHHPTTILREVTRPQPLSTVAKQSASETVLTRAAFIKSVLWKVEEVRVGKDSPAEASPLRSPRECEVSETRPHLPPLNVPEAFVGTPINMLTKRVSRLLDLVVQPSTRTSPEVPTQGTPHRPITAWASPRSVSKAPELSLLQTPQVVKRARALAASGPVFPSFTPQSILRSSLRPTPVATPSASPGRSVTPPLRPKESRITFIEEAGSPDLHKSAVHWSNGLSVSSEIGHLKRPPLPPEGGVKAWSEQSVEEEDAEEPRLMFTPSVKDKGELEKTGAHDSFAGEIVAEEEPRLLLPTLLHRPSLGHETSANSINSDTTLEFHNALSPGDLARQTPKLHLSTADGVDEEVVVRLPATAESFTPSPDDGATGELPSALGPAEEPEPGADEEMNSEVEKAQERSSQVDPNESEVKHGEEQDENTTLARHGPEASAPLLQAKGPDSPSVAAIVLNHYSDEAAVSTQDDAQHKTPGMEVELAVLESAGEAFITQEPITEPPQESRPAPSQAVTDASIVSQSSAEQMAKELKSTSQEPSSEPTIMPEEPITEPLAAELVNHESGGDELETTDLDDFVERHLFDNELSPPLTRSAIKGQSETWASFNSNSVCEAETAGVAASAPDTHKSTTTSEATTSESHSVVSLNSEEFSSAESDEESGAEEEEEDEDSGSEVEIIEEVQGTGSQQLAPAPVLYLQNLPPDEQYLQEQHAAVLSLDASHTQLEMIDGVMEEEGEVVMVGLGPADLGEADGPVCYTELKPSTTLLVPLELAGDHQELLAGESLQDLGGGLEEAPPGGCPAFSLMLDADDDEEPVASDVKPDHHLDHLDTTPHHTESLPVVSMDVPCLEHVGQVPDEQLMEELPSAKVEAVPMDAPCAPEHLDELAEDTRPEEMKPEQMKVDLLCTAVFEPSVEMAAPAVYPDNTRENGGEDFASAHPEEDEEGKVSEDTRRGSPIPAEEVKIEDGDLPKVGKDVVFVVEDQVSATCTAESSTSKDAELESLKTTECSESPSKDVSAHAAVNNEEAVTGGTKAQRSPARRGRKTVTFPLAPAESEKDLSDEEQSDSKVPSTPRRITRRTMQLQDSQVPVTPRRSARKVDLEVQNEEEIPSNKGSKPSASGRRTPQKATPKKSSRRTRTTHVASDDEDHQEEGFLMNDETMAHTRQSARIKPKASGATEPLSKAPEEAEKAPSAVAPPSPSRVTRNSRRGLSLALESFQQDALEDAVVLQQPVVTPTRSRRKTRASTVEKANITLVVDDTQLQNVSRRLTRSQLWSHEEVPEKDEPPLHTESANPLANALMERLRHEGADQESGVAVVTGIVRARRRTTKSAVSSAERDDRDVGEETQERGPAETRGAGKTSSTSVRRTRARKLHKPDSSPVEDSFTSSSALQRTRGGNRESTVKVDSVVLDASSPPAARTRHASVTAHLEEVKSLDNIPSGVATEVEEVKVRKRATRTRAAPEPAPPVEINLLSPLASPAETVSRTLKRNEEKDVPTLKMNLRRKRMMEAIFPKPVTRRKKI; encoded by the exons TGTCTCCAGCTCTGCGCTCCCTCGGGCACGCCAGCCACCAGCCTCCACTACATCCCACGCACCAACCATCTCGCCGTGGGCTTTTCTGACGGCTACCTGCAGCTCTGGAACATGAAGACGCTCAAGAAAGA ATATCACTCGCAGCTAGAGGGTGGTAGAGTGCCTGTATATGCCTTCACCTTCCAGGAGCCTGAGAACGACCCAAGGAACTGCTGCTATCTGTGGGCAGTGCAGTCTGCCCAGGACCA TGAAGGAGACGTGGTCAGCCTTCATCTGCTGCAGCTGGCGTTCGGAGAGAGGAAGTGTTTGGCTTCGGGGAAGATTCTGTACGAG GGCCTGGAGTACTGCGAGGAACGCTACAGCCAGGATCTGAGCGCCTCCGCCTTTCCGCTCCGCGCCCACGCCACCAACACCCGCCTGCTGAGCTGCAGGACCATCGAGAAGTACCGGCAGCACCCGGACAGGGAGGACAGCGTGAACGAAG TGGCCTCACCCGACACGAGCGTGGCCATATTCAGCTGGCAGGTGAAGTCCTACGGGCAAGGCCATCCGTCAACCTTCATCGGCGTCTTCGACATTAACCGATGGTACCATGCCCAAATGCCTGACTCCCTGAG GGCGGGAGAGTCTCTGCGGAACTGTCCGTACCTGGCGGTGTGGTCTCTGGACTCTGTTGTGGAGATGACTGCaccctgccccctgctggacgtGGTGGTGCATGAACGCAGCCTGAGCAGAGGCCTGGCCTACACCTGCCCTCCCCCGGAGCAGTTCTTCAGCCCCACCACGTACAACTTCG ATGTCAGCTGTCTGCTCAATTCTGGAATCGTGCACTTAACCTGTGCGGGGTATCAGAAAGAG ACGCTGAGCTACTTGAAGAAGGCCGTGCCCAGTCTGAGTGACGGGATCTCGGGCGGATACTCGCGATGTCTCGTGTCGGGACTGCTGTGCTCGCGCTTAGCGGACGTGCAGCCCTCTAGCCTTTCtcag TGCCGTGACCTTGTCCCTACACAGGAGGAGCAGCTGGACGCCATCTTGTCGACGGCGGTGGAGACGAGCTCTCTGGGAGTGATCACCGGCTGCATCAAGCAGTGGACGGCGGACG agcAGCCGAGCTCCACCGCCAACCTGCGCTACATCCTGGAGTGGGCCTGGCACAAGGTGGTGCGTaccaaggaggagctggaccgtATCT GCACGCCGCTCTTCGACAGCTCCTCCAACTTCACCGACCCTCAGACGCTACAGCTTCTCCAGCGCAGCCAGCGCCTGCTCGGCAACATCAGCACCATCTTCCACAGCCTGCTGGCGGAGGCTCGGGAGCTGACGCACAGAG GCTTGGTGGGTCTGATGAACAAGAGCCTGGTGTCGGGTCTGATCTCCCAGTACGCTCGCGTGGTGCTGTGGTTCTGTCGCACCGGCCTGCTCCCCGAAGCCTCCG ATGACGATGACGTCCTGCAAATATCGAGGCccttttacagtttttctgTGATTAAAAATTACTACATAGGGCAACGAGAGGAGCTGAAGAGACTAGCGAA GGACAAATGGTGTGCGGACTGCCTGATGATTGACGGGCTGGTGGCCCAATGCGGCGACCGCCTTGCAGACCTGTGGAAGAGGGACGAGGGTGGGACGGGGCAGTACCCGCCCCCATCGCTCCAC GCCTTGCTGGACTTGTACCTCCTGGAGAACATCGATGAATCTGCCAAACACGCCATC GTTATTTATTTGCTGCTGGACGTCATGTACTCCTTCCCCAACAAGAGCGGTGCCTCCGTGGAGTCTTTCCCCACCGCCTTCGCCATTCCTGTGGGCCTGGTCAAACTGGTACAGGGCCTGTGGTTACTGGATCACCATGACCACGAG agctcTCTGGAGCTCTTGCTCCACCCCACCACCAGTCACTCTCTGTGGCCGTGGCAACATGGGCGTGTCCTTCAGGCACTGATGTGTCAGGGTAAGCACAGCGTGGCGCTACGCTACCTCCACGTGATGAAGCCCCCCGTGAGGTCCACCAGCCAGGCCAGACTCTGCCTCTCCGTGCTGCTGcacaacag GTGTCTGCTGGAGGGTTTGTCTCTGCTGAGGCAGCGTGCTGATAGGCTGAACGTGGAGGAACTGATGCGCTTCCTCTATGAGACGTGCCAGGACCTGGACCTGATGAAGGAGCTGCTCAGACTGCCGCTCGCCGCCTccgagcag gAGTGCTTGGAGCGGTTCTTGCAGGGCACTGGAGGATTTCAGAACCGGGAGCTTCTCATGGTCCactacctccagcaggccaactACGTGCCTGCTCTCCAGATCAACCAGACCCTCAAAATGAACCAGGCA GCCGATCGAGACCCTAAGATGAAGGAGAGGTCGAACACCAGGAACTCCATCCTGAGCCAGTATGGGAAAGTTCTgcccagggcacagaggaagcTCGCCATCGAGCGGGCGAAGCCgtaccaccaccccaccaccatcCTCAGAGAAG TCACAAGACCTCAGCCGTTATCAACTGTGGCGAAACAGTCTGCTAGCGAAACTGTTCTGACCAGAGCGGCCTTCATCAAAAGCGTCCTCTGGAAGGTTGAGGAAGTGCGCGTTGGCAAGGACTCCCCAGCTGAAGCGTCCCCTCTGAGAAG CCcgagagagtgtgaggtgtcTGAGACTCGTCCACATCTTCCTCCCCTTAATGTCCCCGAGGCCTTTGTGGGGACCCCCATCAACATGTTAACCAAGAGGGTGTCCAG GCTTCTTGACCTGGTGGTGCAGCCGTCTACTCGCACGTCTCCGGAGGTTCCCACCCAGGGCACCCCGCACAGACCCATCACTGCCTGGGCCTCCCCCAGGAGCGTCTCGAAGGCGCCTGAACTCAGTCTGCTGCAGACCCCCCAAGTAGTGAAG AGGGCTCGAGCTCTGGCTGCGTCAGGTCCGGTGTTCCCTTCCTTCACCCCCCAGTCCATCCTGAGGAGCAGCCTCCGCCCCACACCTGTGGCCACACCCTCTGCCTCACCTGGACGATCAGTCACGCCTCCTCTACGCCCCAAGGAGAGCCGCATCACCTTCATCGAGGAGGCCGGTTCCCCAGACCTGCACAAGAGCGCCGTCCACTGGAGCAACGGG ctTTCTGTAAGTAGTGAAATTGGGCATCTCAAGAGACCTCCCCTGCCACCAGAGGGCGGCGTTAAGGCATGGAGCGAACAGTCTGTAGAAGAGGAGGACGCGGAGGAGCCCAGGCTGATGTTCACGCCTTCCGTAAAAGACAAAGGAGAACTGGAGAAGACGGGGGCTCACGACTCCTTTGCTGGAGAGATCGTGGCCGAGGAGGAGCCCAGATTGCTCTTGCCTACGCTGCTTCACCGGCCCAGTCTGGGCCACGAGACCAGCGCCAACTCCATCAATTCAGACACCACTCTGGAGTTCCACAACGCTCTGTCTCCCGGAGACCTCGCGAGACAGACGCCGAAGCTCCACCTGTCCACGGCAGACGGTGTGGACGAGGAGGTGGTCGTTAGACTGCCAGCTACTGCAGAGTCGTTCACACCCTCGCCCGACGATGGCGCTACAGGGGAACTCCCTTCGGCTCTTGGCCCCGCAGAAGAGCCCGAGCCTGGTGCGGACGAGGAGATGAACAGTGAGGTGGAGAAGGCTCAAGAACGCAGCTCCCAGGTTGATCCAAACGAAAGTGAAGTAAAACATGGCGAGGAACAGGATGAGAACACTACGCTGGCACGACACGGGCCTGAAGCATCCGCACCGTTACTTCAGGCGAAGGGACCGGACTCTCCGTCTGTGGCGGCGATAGTGCTGAATCATTACTCTGATGAAGCTGCAGTATCAACTCAGGACGACGCACAGCACAAGACACCAGGTATGGAAGTGGAGCTAGCAGTACTGGAATCGGCCGGCGAGGCCTTCATCACTCAGGAGCCAATCACAGAACCTCCGCAGGAGTCTCGTCCTGCACCATCACAAGCAGTTACCGACGCCTCCATCGTAAGTCAGAGCTCCGCAGAGCAGATGGCCAAAGAGTTGAAGTCCACATCACAGGAACCAAGCAGTGAACCCACAATCATGCCTGAAGAACCAATCACTGAGCCTCTTGCTGCCGAGTTGGTTAACCATGAGTCTGGAGGAGATGAACTGGAGACAACAG ATCTGGATGACTTTGTGGAGCGCCATTTGTTTGATAACGAGCTGTCCCCACCACTTACGCGCTCTGCTATTAAAGGGCAATCAGAAACCTGGGCCTCCTTTAACAG TAACTCGGTTTGTGAGGCGGAGACAGCGGGCGTGGCTGCGTCTGCTCCGGACACGCACAAATCCACCACCACCTCAGAAGCCACGACCTCTGAGTCTCACT CTGTTGTCAGCCTGAACAGTGAAGAGTTCTCCAGCGCGGAGTCTGACGAGGAATCTGgtgcagaggaagaggaggaggacgaagaCTCCGGTAGTGAAGTGGAGATTATAGAGGAGGTTCAAGGTACTGGCAGCCAGCAGCTGGCTCCTGCTCCTGTCCTCTATCTCCAGAACCTCCCGCCCGACGAGCAGTACCTCCAAGAACAGCACGCAGCCGTGCTGTCGCTGGACGCCTCTCACACACAGCTGGAG ATGATTGATGGTGTCatggaagaggagggagaggtagTGATGGTGGGATTGGGGCCTGCAGACCTGGGTGAAGCAGACGGGCCCGTGTGCTACACGGAGCTCAAGCCTTCCACCACTCTGCTGGTTCCTCTTGAGCTCGCTGGTGACCACCAAGAGCTTCTGGCTGGAGAGTCTTTGCAGGATCTTGGGGGTGGGCTAGAGGAagcgccccctggtggctgCCCTGCCTTCTCTCTCATGCTGGATGCAGACGACGATGAAGAGCCAGTTGCTTCAGACGTGAAGCCTGATCATCATTTAGATCACCTGGACactacacctcaccacacagagAGCCTGCCAGTTGTCAGCATGGACGTGCCCTGCTTGGAGCATGTGGGACAAGTTCCTGACGAACAGCTGATGGAGGAATTGCCGTCAGCAAAGGTTGAGGCTGTTCCTATGGATGCACCATGTGCTCCCGAGCATTTAGACGAACTGGCTGAGGACACCCGTCCTGAGGAGATGAAGCCTGAACAGATGAAGGTGGATCTCCTGTGCACAGCCGTGTTCGAACCATCTGTTGAAATGGCTGCTCCCGCCGTGTACCCGGACAACACGCGCGAGAATGGCGGCGAAGACTTTGCCTCTGCTCACCCGGAAGAGGATGAAGAAGGAAAAGTGTCAGAAGACACTCGACGTGGAAGCCCCATTCCTGCTGAGGAGGTTAAGATCGAAGATGGCGATCTTCCTAAAGTGGGTAAGGATGTGGTTTTTGTGGTTGAAGACCAAGTGTCTGCTACTTGTACCGCTGAGAGTTCAACATCCAAGGATGCAGAACTTGAATCGCTTAAAACCACAGAGTGTAGTGAGTCTCCCTCAAAAGATGTGTCGGCACATGCTGCAGTAAATAATGAAGAAGCTGTCACCGGCGGGACAAAAGCACAGCGGAGCCCAGCACGACGAGGCAGGAAAACCGTTACGTTTCCGTTAGCTCCTGCAGAGTCTGAGAAAGACCTTTCAGATGAGGAACAGTCAGATTCCAAGGTTCCTTCTACACCGAGACGTATCACACGGAGGACAATGCAGCTGCAGGATTCTCAAGTCCCTGTTACCCCCAGGAGAAGTGCCCGAAAAGTTGACCTGGAGGTGCAAAACGAGGAGGAGATTCCCTCAAACAAAGGCTCCAAGCCCTCAGCGTCAGGACGCAGGACTCCACAGAAAGCCACTCCAAAGAAGAGCTCTCGCAGGACCCGGACGACACACGTCGCCAGTGACGACGAAGACCACCAGGAGGAGGGATTTCTCATGAACGATGAAACCATGGCGCACACCAGGCAGAGTGCGAGGATCAAGCCCAAGGCCTCTGGTGCCACAGAGCCACTTTCTAAGGCCCCCGAGGAAGCAGAGAAGGCGCCGTCAGCCGTAGCCCCTCCTAGTCCCAGCAGGGTGACTCGTAATTCTCGCAGGGGGCTGAGCCTGGCACTAGAGAGTTTCCAGCAGGACGCTTTGGAGGACGCAGTGGTCCTCCAGCAACCTGTCGTTACCCCAACAAGGAGCAGGAGGAAGACCAGAGCTAGCACGGTGGAAAAAGCCAACATCACCTTGGTGGTTGACGACACTCAGCTACAGAATGTTTCGAGAAGATTAACCCGGAGCCAGCTCTGGAGCCATGAGGAGGTACCCGAGAAAGATGAGCCACCTCTGCACACAGAGTCTGCAAATCCGTTGGCCAACGCCTTGATGGAGAGGCTAAGACACGAAGGGGCCGATCAAGAAAGCGGAGTTGCTGTAGTTACCGGAATAGTCCGTGCCAGGAGGAGAACCACTAAATCTGCAGTGTCCTCCGCCGAGAGAGACGATCGGGATGTAGGTGAGGAGACGCAGGAGAGGGGACCTGCTGAAACGCGTGGGGCCGGGAAGACGTCATCCACATCCGTTAGACGAACGCGTGCCAGGAAGCTTCACAAACCTGACTCGTCCCCCGTCGAGGACTCCTTCACCTCTTCCTCCGCTCTGCAGAGAACCAGAG GAGGGAACCGGGAATCTACCGTTAAGGTGGACAGTGTTGTTTTGGATGCATCGTCTCCACCTGCTGCACGAACGAGACATGCCTCTGTCACTGCCCACCTTGAGGAGGTGAAGAGTCTG GACAATATTCCATCCGGCGTCGCAACAGAAGTTGAAGAGGTgaaagtgagaaagagagcaacTCG GACGAGAGCAGCGCCTGAACCTGCCCCACCTGTGGAGATCAATCTCTTGTCCCCGTTGGCCAGTCCTGCCGAGACGGTCTCCAGGACTCTGAAGAGGAACGAGGAGAAGGACGTGCCCACCCTTAAGATGAACCTCAGGCGCAAACGAATGATGGAGGCCATTTTCCCCAAACCGGTCACGCGAAGGAAGAAGATCTGA